A genomic window from Bradyrhizobium lupini includes:
- a CDS encoding cyclic nucleotide-binding domain-containing protein has translation MVALDRDAVVSQAGDQTEHVLFPHSGAISVMIDMANGQTVASAAIGREGAVGTLSVLEPSPSAVTAVVRAAGIASRIPSSDKAHVLSLDVGSRLGLFRGPRSAFSTLHPNSKS, from the coding sequence ATGGTAGCGCTCGATCGGGATGCGGTCGTCTCGCAGGCGGGTGACCAGACCGAGCACGTCCTCTTTCCTCATAGTGGCGCCATTTCTGTGATGATCGACATGGCCAACGGACAGACGGTCGCCAGCGCCGCAATAGGGCGCGAGGGAGCAGTAGGCACTCTTTCCGTGCTAGAGCCGTCCCCTTCGGCCGTTACCGCCGTCGTTCGTGCCGCGGGCATCGCCTCGCGAATCCCCTCATCGGACAAGGCGCACGTTCTGTCATTAGACGTTGGCAGTCGGTTGGGCCTATTTAGAGGTCCAAGGTCAGCTTTTTCGACTTTGCACCCGAATAGCAAATCATGA
- a CDS encoding VCBS domain-containing protein, translated as MATQATGGGSTVSFGNTPQANTDIFSFAEDASNILILNVLANDLGGAAKTLFSLDDGMSSSASTKNYAPADLLVKDVAYSSDAAGMAATGDRSALGARIWIEADGTVHYDKGDINVQLQALATGQTLTDTFTYAIQLGNGTLSWATVTLQFNGANDSVFITSSPQSGSVVEDANATPDVSDSQSAAGTISFNDADLNDTHSASFAAASSNTTSLGTFSLDPVNEAPNAANGAVQWHYNLNNAAAQYLAAGQTVAESFVVTINDGHGSTATQTVTVTITGTNDIVSITSGVQSGAVVEDAPSTPSLSDSLATAGSISFNDVDLSDGHTATFVAGAGNTTALGTFSLDPVSEAANAANGSVQWHYALNSAAAQYLAEGQSVTESFVVTINDGHGSTATQTVTVTTTGTNDIVSITSGVQSGSVVEDAPATPDPSDSLTTAGTISFTDVDLSDGHTATFVAAPANTSALGTFSLDTVSEGANTASGSVQWHYNLNNAAAQYLAAGQSVVEHYAVTVSDGQGSTVTQDVAITIAGANDVVSVTSGVQAGTVVEDAPATPDPSDSLTAAGTVSFTDVDLSDGHTATFVVAPANTTALGTFSLGPVSEAANAANGSVQWHYNLDNVAAQHLAAGQSVTESFVVTVNDGHGSTATQTVTITLTGTNDTPVAVADTNSGLEDSTITGSVATNDSDVDDGATLTYAQTSAVAGLTINADGSYSFEASNAAYQHLAEGATQVVVANYTVTDEHGASAPSTLTITLTGTNDTPVAVADTNSGLEDSTITGSVATNDSDVDDGATLTYAQTSAVAGLTINADGSYSFEASNAAYQHLAEGATQVVVANYTVTDEHGASAPSTLTITLTGTNDTPVAVADTNSGLEDSTITGSVATNDSDVDDGATLTYAQTSAVAGLTINADGSYSFEASNAAYQHLAEGATQVVVANYTVTDEHGASAPRR; from the coding sequence ATGGCGACGCAGGCAACGGGCGGCGGCAGCACGGTTTCGTTCGGCAATACTCCGCAAGCCAACACGGACATTTTCTCGTTTGCGGAAGACGCCAGCAACATTCTCATCTTGAACGTGCTGGCAAATGATCTTGGGGGCGCGGCCAAGACGCTGTTCTCCCTGGACGATGGAATGAGCTCCTCCGCGTCCACCAAAAACTACGCACCAGCGGACTTACTGGTCAAAGATGTAGCGTACAGCAGCGATGCCGCCGGAATGGCCGCAACCGGTGACCGCAGCGCCCTCGGTGCACGCATCTGGATCGAAGCGGACGGCACCGTTCATTACGACAAGGGCGACATCAACGTTCAGCTTCAGGCGCTGGCGACCGGGCAAACGCTGACTGACACGTTCACCTACGCGATCCAGCTGGGCAATGGCACGCTCAGTTGGGCGACCGTGACACTCCAGTTCAATGGGGCAAACGACTCGGTCTTCATCACATCGAGTCCGCAGAGCGGTTCGGTGGTCGAAGACGCGAATGCCACACCCGATGTCTCGGATTCGCAGAGCGCGGCCGGCACTATCAGTTTCAACGACGCCGATCTCAACGACACGCATTCGGCCTCGTTCGCAGCAGCTTCTTCTAACACCACTTCACTCGGCACTTTCTCGCTCGACCCTGTCAACGAGGCGCCCAATGCCGCCAACGGCGCGGTGCAGTGGCACTACAATTTGAACAACGCGGCTGCGCAGTACCTCGCTGCAGGCCAAACCGTCGCCGAGAGTTTCGTGGTGACGATCAATGATGGCCACGGCTCGACAGCCACCCAGACGGTGACGGTCACGATCACCGGCACCAACGACATCGTGTCGATCACCTCGGGTGTCCAGAGCGGCGCGGTGGTGGAGGACGCCCCGTCGACGCCAAGTCTGTCGGATTCCCTGGCTACGGCCGGGAGCATCAGCTTTAACGACGTAGATCTGAGCGATGGGCATACCGCGACGTTTGTCGCCGGGGCCGGCAACACTACCGCGCTCGGCACGTTCTCGCTCGATCCGGTGAGCGAGGCGGCCAATGCTGCCAACGGGTCGGTGCAGTGGCACTACGCCTTGAACAGCGCGGCTGCGCAGTACCTCGCCGAGGGCCAGAGCGTGACCGAGAGCTTCGTGGTGACGATCAATGATGGCCACGGCTCGACAGCCACCCAGACGGTGACGGTCACGACCACCGGCACCAACGACATCGTGTCGATCACCTCGGGTGTCCAGAGCGGCTCGGTGGTGGAGGACGCCCCGGCGACTCCGGATCCGTCGGATTCCCTGACGACAGCCGGCACCATCAGCTTTACCGACGTGGATCTGAGCGACGGGCATACCGCGACGTTTGTCGCCGCGCCAGCCAACACCTCCGCGCTCGGCACCTTCTCGCTTGATACGGTGAGCGAGGGCGCCAACACTGCTAGCGGCTCGGTGCAGTGGCACTACAACTTGAACAACGCGGCCGCGCAATACCTCGCTGCGGGCCAGAGCGTGGTCGAGCACTACGCCGTGACAGTGAGCGACGGCCAAGGCTCGACGGTCACTCAGGACGTCGCCATCACCATAGCTGGTGCGAATGACGTCGTTAGCGTCACCTCTGGTGTTCAGGCCGGCACAGTGGTCGAGGATGCCCCGGCGACGCCGGACCCGTCGGATTCTCTGACCGCAGCCGGCACGGTCAGCTTCACTGACGTGGATCTAAGCGACGGGCATACCGCCACATTCGTCGTTGCGCCAGCCAACACGACTGCGCTCGGCACCTTCTCGCTTGGTCCGGTGAGCGAGGCGGCAAATGCCGCCAACGGGTCGGTGCAGTGGCACTACAACCTTGACAACGTGGCCGCGCAGCACCTCGCTGCGGGCCAGAGCGTGACCGAGAGCTTTGTCGTTACTGTCAATGATGGTCATGGCTCAACGGCCACCCAGACCGTGACGATCACGCTGACCGGCACCAACGACACGCCGGTTGCGGTTGCCGACACCAACAGCGGTCTGGAAGACAGCACCATCACGGGCTCTGTGGCGACCAACGACAGCGACGTGGATGACGGCGCGACGCTGACCTATGCGCAGACCAGCGCGGTCGCCGGCCTGACGATCAACGCGGACGGCAGCTACAGCTTCGAGGCGTCGAATGCGGCCTACCAGCACCTGGCCGAGGGCGCGACGCAGGTCGTGGTTGCGAATTACACGGTCACCGACGAGCATGGCGCCAGCGCCCCCTCGACGCTGACGATCACGCTGACCGGCACCAACGACACGCCGGTTGCGGTTGCCGACACCAACAGCGGTCTGGAAGACAGCACCATCACGGGCTCTGTGGCGACCAACGACAGCGACGTGGATGACGGCGCGACGCTGACCTATGCGCAGACCAGCGCGGTCGCCGGCCTGACGATCAACGCGGACGGCAGCTACAGCTTCGAGGCGTCGAATGCGGCCTACCAGCACCTGGCCGAGGGCGCGACGCAGGTCGTGGTTGCGAATTACACGGTCACCGACGAGCATGGCGCCAGCGCCCCCTCGACGCTGACGATCACGCTGACCGGCACCAACGACACGCCGGTTGCGGTTGCCGACACCAACAGCGGTCTGGAAGACAGCACCATCACGGGCTCTGTGGCGACCAACGACAGCGACGTGGATGACGGCGCGACGCTGACCTATGCGCAGACCAGCGCGGTCGCCGGCCTGACGATCAACGCGGACGGCAGCTACAGCTTCGAGGCGTCGAATGCGGCCTACCAGCACCTGGCCGAGGGCGCGACGCAGGTCGTGGTTGCGAATTACACGGTCACCGACGAGCATGGCGCCAGCGCCCCTCGACGCTGA
- a CDS encoding H-NS family nucleoid-associated regulatory protein, producing the protein MNTAHFNSLSVDELWIFHQEVAAKLTQKMLMQKAHLEERLHRIGLANEATRFNRERRPYPPVRPKYRNPKNPAETWSGRGRLPRWLRPQLRGGRKLDDFLIDRASAEKRQTN; encoded by the coding sequence ATGAACACCGCGCATTTCAATTCGCTCTCCGTTGACGAGCTCTGGATATTTCACCAAGAGGTCGCCGCCAAACTCACTCAGAAAATGTTGATGCAAAAAGCACATTTGGAGGAACGGCTCCACAGGATTGGACTGGCCAACGAGGCCACGCGGTTCAATCGCGAGCGCCGTCCATACCCGCCCGTTCGTCCCAAATATCGCAATCCGAAGAACCCGGCGGAGACATGGTCGGGTCGCGGCAGGCTGCCTCGATGGCTGCGGCCGCAGCTTCGAGGCGGCCGAAAATTGGACGATTTCCTAATCGATCGGGCTTCAGCCGAAAAGCGGCAGACCAATTGA
- a CDS encoding VCBS domain-containing protein — MTITLTGTNDTPVAVADTNSGLEDSTITGSVATNDSDVDDGATLTYAQTSAVAGLTINADGSYSFEASNAAYQHLAEGATQVVVANYTVTDEHGASAPSTLTITLTGTNDTPVAVADTNSGLEDSTITGSVATNDSDVDDGATLTYAQTSAVAGLTINADGSYSFEASNAAYQHLAEGATQVVVANYTVTDEHGASAPSTLTITLTGTNDTPVAVADTNSGLEDSTITGSVATNDSDVDDGATLTYAQTSAVAGLTINADGSYSFEASNAAYQHLAEGATQVVVANYTVTDEHGASAPSTLTITLTGTNDTPVAVADTNSGLEDSTITGSVATNDSDVDDGATLTYAQTSAVAGLTINADGSYSFEASNAAYQHLAEGATQVVVANYTVTDEHGASAPSTLTITLTGTNDTPVAVADTNSGLEDSTITGSVATNDSDVDDGATLTYAQTSAVAGLTINADGSYSFEASNAAYQHLAEGATQVVVANYTVTDEHGASAPRR, encoded by the coding sequence CTGACGATCACGCTGACCGGCACCAACGACACGCCGGTTGCGGTTGCCGACACCAACAGCGGTCTGGAAGACAGCACCATCACGGGCTCTGTGGCGACCAACGACAGCGACGTGGATGACGGCGCGACGCTGACCTATGCGCAGACCAGCGCGGTCGCCGGCCTGACGATCAACGCGGACGGCAGCTACAGCTTCGAGGCGTCGAATGCGGCCTACCAGCACCTGGCCGAGGGCGCGACGCAGGTCGTGGTTGCGAATTACACGGTCACCGACGAGCATGGCGCCAGCGCCCCCTCGACGCTGACGATCACGCTGACCGGCACCAACGACACGCCGGTTGCGGTTGCCGACACCAACAGCGGTCTGGAAGACAGCACCATCACGGGCTCTGTGGCGACCAACGACAGCGACGTGGATGACGGCGCGACGCTGACCTATGCGCAGACCAGCGCGGTCGCCGGCCTGACGATCAACGCGGACGGCAGCTACAGCTTCGAGGCGTCGAATGCGGCCTACCAGCACCTGGCCGAGGGCGCGACGCAGGTCGTGGTTGCGAATTACACGGTCACCGACGAGCATGGCGCCAGCGCCCCCTCGACGCTGACGATCACGCTGACCGGCACCAACGACACGCCGGTTGCGGTTGCCGACACCAACAGCGGTCTGGAAGACAGCACCATCACGGGCTCTGTGGCGACCAACGACAGCGACGTGGATGACGGCGCGACGCTGACCTATGCGCAGACCAGCGCGGTCGCCGGCCTGACGATCAACGCGGACGGCAGCTACAGCTTCGAGGCGTCGAATGCGGCCTACCAGCACCTGGCCGAGGGCGCGACGCAGGTCGTGGTTGCGAATTACACGGTCACCGACGAGCATGGCGCCAGCGCCCCCTCGACGCTGACGATCACGCTGACCGGCACCAACGACACGCCGGTTGCGGTTGCCGACACCAACAGCGGTCTGGAAGACAGCACCATCACGGGCTCTGTGGCGACCAACGACAGCGACGTGGATGACGGCGCGACGCTGACCTATGCGCAGACCAGCGCGGTCGCCGGCCTGACGATCAACGCGGACGGCAGCTACAGCTTCGAGGCGTCGAATGCGGCCTACCAGCACCTGGCCGAGGGCGCGACGCAGGTCGTGGTTGCGAATTACACGGTCACCGACGAGCATGGCGCCAGCGCCCCCTCGACGCTGACGATCACGCTGACCGGCACCAACGACACGCCGGTTGCGGTTGCCGACACCAACAGCGGTCTGGAAGACAGCACCATCACGGGCTCTGTGGCGACCAACGACAGCGACGTGGATGACGGCGCGACGCTGACCTATGCGCAGACCAGCGCGGTCGCCGGCCTGACGATCAACGCGGACGGCAGCTACAGCTTCGAGGCGTCGAATGCGGCCTACCAGCACCTGGCCGAGGGCGCGACGCAGGTCGTGGTTGCG